The proteins below are encoded in one region of Gambusia affinis linkage group LG07, SWU_Gaff_1.0, whole genome shotgun sequence:
- the LOC122834335 gene encoding RNA-binding protein 38-like isoform X1: MLLHQYMNGSLEVMPPTPVQKDTTFTKIFVGGLPYHTTDASLRKYFEAFGDIDEAVVITDRQTGKSRGYGFVTMTDRGAAERACKDPNPIIDGRKANVNLAYLGAKPRSLQTGISIGVQPIHPALIQRQYGLAQPYIYPQAFVQPSLLLPTQVSAASVGTSPYLDYSSAYAQYAHAAFDQQYPYAASPAGFLGYGYTTSPTASAGPSAAATTATATVHPTLPSATAQAPTFLHYAPQQHIQPERMQ, from the exons ATGCTCCTGCATCAGTACATGAACGGATCCCTGGAAGTCATGCCTCCCACACCGGTCCAGAAAGACACCACGTTCACTAAAATCTTCGTCGGCGGGCTGCCGTACCACACGACTGACGCCTCGCTCCGAAAATACTTCGAGGCTTTCGGGGACATCGACGAGGCCGTTGTGATAACTGACAGACAGACCGGTAAATCCAGGGGCTACGGCTTT GTGACTATGACTGACCGGGGAGCCGCAGAGAGAGCCTGCAAGGATCCCAACCCCATCATAGATGGTAGGAAGGCCAACGTCAACCTGGCGTACCTGGGCGCCAAGCCCCGCAGCCTGCAGACAG gCATATCCATCGGAGTGCAGCCCATCCACCCGGCACTCATCCAGAGGCAGTATGG gTTGGCCCAGCCATACATCTACCCCCAAGCGTTCGTGCAGCCCAGCCTGCTGCTGCCCACTCAGGTGTCTGCTGCCTCAGTCGGCACCAGCCCCTACTTGGACTACAGCTCAGCCTACGCCCAGTACGCCCACGCCGCCTTCGACCAGCAGTACCCTTACGCCGCTTCCCCGGCCGGCTTCCTGGGCTACGGTTACACCACCAGCCCCACAGCATCCGCCGGCCCGTCTGCCGCCGCCACCACGGCAACAGCCACCGTGCATCCCACCTTGCCCTCCGCCACCGCCCAGGCCCCGACCTTCCTGCACTATGCCCCGCAGCAGCACATCCAGCCAGAGAGGATGCAGTGA
- the LOC122834335 gene encoding extensin-like isoform X2, translating into MMPSVWENVCPHSPASPQPASLQGWPSHTSTPKRSCSPACCCPLRCLLPQSAPAPTWTTAQPTPSTPTPPSTSSTLTPLPRPASWATVTPPAPQHPPARLPPPPRQQPPCIPPCPPPPPRPRPSCTMPRSSTSSQRGCSEVRGDGGRQGDRKRKRTGEQTPSGYHRCRQQQVSGKTMSALLHYTTKMGCLLIGTRGGRTAGSSGGEAEPAYSMWLLPGHDTSIFYYYYYN; encoded by the exons ATGATGCCCTCAGTTTGGGAAAATGTCTGCCCCCACTCTCCTGCCTCCCCTCAGCCAGCCTCTCTACAAG gTTGGCCCAGCCATACATCTACCCCCAAGCGTTCGTGCAGCCCAGCCTGCTGCTGCCCACTCAGGTGTCTGCTGCCTCAGTCGGCACCAGCCCCTACTTGGACTACAGCTCAGCCTACGCCCAGTACGCCCACGCCGCCTTCGACCAGCAGTACCCTTACGCCGCTTCCCCGGCCGGCTTCCTGGGCTACGGTTACACCACCAGCCCCACAGCATCCGCCGGCCCGTCTGCCGCCGCCACCACGGCAACAGCCACCGTGCATCCCACCTTGCCCTCCGCCACCGCCCAGGCCCCGACCTTCCTGCACTATGCCCCGCAGCAGCACATCCAGCCAGAGAGGATGCAGTGAAGTCAGAGGCGACGGGGGACGGCAGGGTGACAGGAAGCGGAAGAGGACAGGAGAGCAGACCCCTTCAGGGTACCACCGCTGTCGTCAGCAACAGGTTTCAGGAAAAACAATGTCGGCATTATTGCACTATACGACTAAGATGGGCTGCTTGCTCATTGGTACAAGGGGAGGGAGGACTGCTGGGAGTTCAGGAGGGGAAGCCGAACCAGCATACAGTATGTGGTTGCTTCCAGGACATGACActtcaattttttattattattattataattaa